AGATCTTTGCCTTGCGGGTTGGGTCGGCTCTCCCCAGAACCTCAACGAGACTCCCAAGTTCGCGCAGGGATGCGGCCAGGTGATCGCGGTCGAAGGGATCGGGACTGAGCAACGGGGAGACGCCTGAGCCTGTGTTCCAGCTCAGTCTTTCGGCCTTGTTCCTCGGCCATCCGAAGCCGAGCAGACCAGGGTCGGCGGCAGACGGGATGAGGCACGCGCATGCGCAGGTGCGCCATGGGATACCGCGTTCCATCGAGCGTCAGCCGAGCGCTTAGGGTGGCGGCATGGCGCAGATGACCTTGGTGGCCACAGCTCGATCCATGGCTGTGCCGGCTCTTCCTGAAGGGCTCGTGCTACGCGAACCCGAGCTCGCCGACGCCGAGGAGCTTGGCCGACTGTACTTCGAGTCCTACGCACCGGGGGTGGCGTGCGCCAGCCTTGCCGAGGCTATCGAGGAGATCCGCGCCGCCTTCAAGGGTGACTTCGGTGATCTCTGGACCGAGGCGAGCGCCGTGGTCGAGTCGCAGGGCGAACTTGTGACCGCGACTCTCGTCGTTCACCGGGCTCCGTGGCCGGATACGCCGGACTGCCCCTTCGTCACGGACCTGTTCACCGCCCCCAGGTGGCGACGCCAAGGCTTGGCTCGCACGCTATTGGCCCGCAGCCTCACGCGCGCGAGCATGATCGATCGACCCC
This window of the Nonomuraea africana genome carries:
- a CDS encoding GNAT family N-acetyltransferase, translating into MAQMTLVATARSMAVPALPEGLVLREPELADAEELGRLYFESYAPGVACASLAEAIEEIRAAFKGDFGDLWTEASAVVESQGELVTATLVVHRAPWPDTPDCPFVTDLFTAPRWRRQGLARTLLARSLTRASMIDRPRLALRVESTNKPAVALYQALGFHATD